A window from Podospora bellae-mahoneyi strain CBS 112042 chromosome 1 map unlocalized CBS112042p_1, whole genome shotgun sequence encodes these proteins:
- a CDS encoding uncharacterized protein (EggNog:ENOG503P0BQ; COG:Q), with protein sequence MPSPGQLRLAAARLSRPPGSYAYRLSGNPQIFKSEPPPACASRTGSLNHTTFLSVKQQAAKMSTMQASHGHNQACCNIPPVVSKGYSAKGSYEEIDGFKTCPSTAKKGILVIYDIFGYFEQTLQGADILATSSSEEYKVVIPDWFKGEPCPIEWYPPNTEEKQKNLGAFFGKNPPPGVAGKLPEYVKALKEKTGVQEWAILGFCWGGKVVSLVTSGDQNPFVVGAECHPAMVDPKEAEGIKIPLILLASKEEPEDKVKEFEEKLKVAKHVETFKDQIHGWMAARSDLSDARVKEEYIRGYKTVLDFFAKNWKA encoded by the exons ATGCCTTCACCAGGCCAGCTCCGTCTCGCAGCCGCCCGGCTCTCCCGTCCTCCTGGCTCATATGCTTATCGTTTGTCCGGCAACCCCCAGATCTTCAAATCCGAACCTCCTCCTGCGTGTGCCTCTAGAACTGGCTCGTTGAATCACACAACATTTCTCTCTGTAAAACAGCAAGCCGCCAAGATGTCCACCATGCAAGCCTCCCACGGCCACAACCAGGCCTGCTGCAACATCCCTCCTGTTGTCTCCAAGGGTTACTCTGCCAAGGGTAGCTACGAGGAGATTGATGGCTTCAAGACTT GCCCCTCCACCGCAAAAAAGggcatcctcgtcatctACGACATCTTCGGCTACTTTGAGCAAACCCTCCAAGGCGCCGACATCCTCgccacttcttcctcggaaGAATACAAAGTCGTCATCCCCGACTGGTTCAAAGGCGAGCCCTGCCCCATTGAGTGGTATCCCCCCAACACGgaagagaagcaaaagaaccTTGGCGCTTTCTTCGGCAAGAACCCCCCTCCCGGCGTGGCCGGCAAGCTCCCTGAGTATGTCAAGGCTCTGAAGGAGAAGACGGGGGTGCAGGAGTGGGCTATTTTGGGT TTCTGCTGGGGCGGGAAGGTTGTGTCTCTCGTGACGTCCGGCGATCAGAATCCTTTTGTTGTCGGCGCAGAGTGCCATCCTGCTATGGTTGACCccaaggaggcggaggggatCAAGATCCCGCTTATTTTGCTTGCGTCCAaggaggagccggaggacaaggtcaaggagtttgaggagaagctcaaggtgGCCAAGCATGTCGAGACGTTCAAGGACCAGATCCACGGgtggatggcggcgaggagtGATCTGAGCGATgcgagggtgaaggaggagtaTATCAGGGGATACAAGACGGTGTTGGACTTCTTTGCGAAGAACTGGAAGGCGTGA
- a CDS encoding uncharacterized protein (COG:O; EggNog:ENOG503P1WC) yields MALPKRIQKETERLMAEPVPGISAIPHEDNLRYFDVEIHGPSSSPYEGGVFKLELFLPDDYPMTPPKIRFLTKIFHPNVDKLGRICLDVLKNNWSPALQIRTILLSIQALLGAPNPDDPLAADVAKSWKEDEKAAIATAKQWTQQYAVPK; encoded by the exons ATGGCTCTCCCCAAGAGAATTCAAAAAGAGACCGAGCGCCTCATGGCGGAGCC TGTCCCAGGCATCAGCGCCATTCCCCACGAAGACAACCTACGGTACTTTGACGTCGAGATCCATGGTCCTTCGTCTTCTCCATATGAGG GCGGCGTCTTCAAGCTTGAGCTCTTTCTCCCGGACGACTACCCCATGACACCCCCCAAGATTCGCTTCCTTACCAAGATCTTCCACCCCAACGTTGACAAGCTCGGCCGTATCTGCCTTGATGTGCTGAAGA ACAATTGGTCACCTGCTCTGCAAATCCGAACAATTCTCCTTTCGATTCAAGCCCTGCTCGGTGCCCCGAACCCCGACGATccgcttgctgctgatgttgcCAAGAGCTGGAAAGAGGACGAGAAAGCAGCTATTGCGACGGCGAAGCAGTGGACTCAGCAATACGCCGTCCCGAAATAG
- the ETR1 gene encoding mitochondrial 2-enoyl thioester reductase (EggNog:ENOG503NTWX; COG:C; COG:K) → MAASRLATKALCLPTSKLLRPALTTATPRAAPTLTQKRHLTGPYGYHQSKALTFSSFGEPIDVLSLHTHSISPTLPSGSVLVRTLAAPVNPADVNTIQGTYGSKPPFTTLLGTAQPSAVPGNEACFEVLSVGQGVKGLGKGDWVIPAKTGFGTFRTHALVEEAEGKLMRVEREGLTPVQVATVSVNPCSAYRMLKDYVDLVGLSMRWYREGKDVSGGAWFLQNGANSGVGRAAVQFGRLWGLRSINVVRERETPEETEKLKEELTGLGANVVLTEQEFLDRSFRDRLGELTKGGKEPLLLGMNCVGGKSASAVVKALSPKGCMVTYGGMSRQSFPFPTGPQIFKRLRFEGFWLSEWGKENPEGKKKMIEDILNLMREGKFKESPVQEVEWNWETEEKTLKEAVQGTLGGFRSGKGVFVFGET, encoded by the coding sequence ATGGCAGCCTCCCGCCTAGCAACCAAGGCcctctgcctccccaccagcaaaCTCCTCCGTCCGGCTCTCACCACAGCCACTCCCCGAGCGGCCCCTACCCTCACCCAAAAACGCCACCTCACCGGCCCCTACGGCTACCACCAATCCAAagccctcaccttctcctcctttggcGAACCTATTGACGTCTTGTCGCTGCACACccactccatctcccccaccctcccctccggctCCGTCTTGGTCCGCACCCTCGCAGCACCAGTAAACCCAGCAGAcgtcaacaccatccaggGCACCTACGGCTCCAAgccccccttcaccaccctcctcggcaccgccCAACCGTCCGCAGTACCGGGGAATGAGGCCTGCTTCGAGGTCCTGTCTGTCGGGCAGGGAGTGAAGGGTCTGGGGAAAGGGGATTGGGTTATCCCTGCCAAGACGGGGTTTGGAACTTTTAGGACTCATGCTttggttgaggaggcggaggggaaACTGATGAGGGTcgagagggagggtttgaCGCCCGTTCAGGTGGCGACGGTGTCGGTGAATCCGTGCAGTGCGTATCGGATGCTGAAGGACTATGTCGATCTGGTTGGTCTCAGCATGCGGTGGTATCGCGAGGGGAAAGACGTCTCCGGGGGGGCGTGGTTTCTCCAAAACGGGGCGAATTCTGGGGTGGGCAGGGCGGCGGTTCAgtttgggaggttgtgggggttgaggagtATCAACGTCGTTCGGGAAAGGGAGACACCTGAAGAGAcggagaagctcaaggaggagctCACCGGGTTGGGAGCCAATGTTGTTCTGACCGAGCAGGAGTTCTTGGACAGGAGTTTTAGGGATCGACTTGGGGAGCTGacaaagggggggaaggagccgttgttgttggggatgaACTGTGTTGGGGGGAAGTCGGCGAGTGCTGTGGTGAAGGCGCTGAGTCCGAAGGGGTGCATGGTTACGTATGGCGGGATGAGCAGACAAAGTTTCCCGTTCCCGACTGGGCCGCAGATCTTCAAGAGGTTGAGGTTCGAAGGCTTTTGGTTGAGTGAGTGGGGTAAGGAGAACCcagagggcaagaagaagatgattgAGGATATTTTAAACTTGATGAGGGAGGGTAAGTTCAAGGAGAGCCCGGTGCAGGAGGTGGAGTGGAACtgggagacggaggagaagacgCTCAAGGAGGCGGTTCAGGGGACCCTGGGCGGGTTTAGGAGTGGGAagggtgtttttgtttttggggagaCGTAA
- a CDS encoding uncharacterized protein (EggNog:ENOG503P7D3) — translation MVEVGEGNPGAFGVLLLGMYSHSLVVHSFLTGRHLDILRRSANNSPACLPACRLSNVAFVSRVNVSFPPTLSAPKHPARPPRQTDRSPSPPVNTKHARSGLRLFSVRFPELLYPSHAINFSDIPMSSSASRPVADQSNSTALALTTGARTIPTLPFGKQLAHSFTFNIFNLLWARPVSEDKPDMPSKKDTAAAAKPANGTATKRFELPALDLKFGALTDGTDIPPPLPSPIREEAVPTPPDTPKEAVKSNGNTTAAAAAAAAAAAAAPVPPIATTAGVKRPAEDNPASPTLSARPGSIRRLFSRGLLNSAYVEGEGVEASKRTSRPPSRGASSVADSRKVKRSSGWFSRFRSDKAPLSPPATDEKKPTGPPPPMIPELTELKSSDDAKDEDGFGSDLFKDIK, via the exons ATGGTAGAAGTTGGTGAGGGCAATCCAGGTGCCTTTGGAGTCCTGTTACTCGGGATGTACAG TCATTCACTCGTCGTTCACTCGTTTCTCACCGGACGCCACCTCGATATTTTACGACGGTCAGCCAACAACtcgcctgcctgcctgcctgcctgccggCTCTCGAACGTTGCATTTGTTTCCCGTGTCAACGTTTCGTTTCCTCCAACGCTCTCGGCACCAAAACATCCCGCGCGGCCACCCAGACAAACCGATCGCTCGCCCAGCCCACCtgtcaacaccaaacacgCTCGCTCAGGCCTTCGCCTCTTTTCCGTTCGGTTTCCAGAGCTTCTGTATCCATCACACGCCATCAATTTCTCCGACATCCCGATGTCTAGCAGTGCGAGTCGCCCCGTAGCGGACCAATCCAATTCGACTGCCCTCGCCCTTACCACTGGCGCTCGGACGATCCCAACCCTGCCATTCGGTAAACAACTTGCCCACTCGTTCACCTTCAACATATTCAACCTGCTCTGGGCGAGACCCGTCTCCGAAGACAAACCCGACATGCCATCAAAGAAGGAcaccgccgctgctgcgaAGCCTGCGAATGGCACTGCAACCAAGCGCTTTGAGCTTCCAGCCCTCGACCTGAAGTTTGGCGCGCTGACCGACGGAACGGACATCCCTCCGCCCCTCCCTTCGCCGATACGAGAGGAGGCCGTCCCCACGCCGCCAGACACCCCGAAAGAGGCCGTCAAGTCGAATGGCAACACaacggccgccgccgccgctgctgctgctgctgctgctgcggctcCTGTCCCACCCATCGCGACTACTGCCGGTGTAAAACGCCCGGCCGAAGACAATcccgcctccccaacctTGTCGGCGCGACCCGGAAGCATACGCCGCCTCTTTAGTCGCGGGCTTTTGAACTCGGCCTatgtggagggagagggagtggaagCGAGCAAAAGGACATCGCGGCCTCCTAGCAGGGGCGCCAGCAGTGTGGCCGATTCTCGGAAAGTGAAGCGGTCGAGTGGCTGGTTTAGCAGATTCCGGAGCGACAAAGCTCCACTTTCTCCGCCCGCGACagacgagaagaagcccacCGGGCCCCCGCCACCAATGATCCCGGAACTGACGGAGCTCAAGTCGAGCGACGACGccaaggacgaggatggcTTTGGCAGCGATCTGTTCAAAGACATCAAATAA
- a CDS encoding uncharacterized protein (EggNog:ENOG503NX47; COG:S) — protein MTFSFDRLSQPPEHGEVVKSAFDSGTFDAIGTIHVDGLVGSATISPSGRDVALASPKGLTIIDLDSPWSPPRRLSSHGLPWLVVDVQWSPFAAREFWVASTANHRCLVWNLNKRDDSSSGSVEHSLQAHSRAITDINFSAHHPDFLATCAVDGYVHCWDLRRPSSPALAFCDWFAGATQVKYSRQDPNVLASAHDRYLHIWDQRKAAEPLTTIIAHTSKIYGVDWNRTKPTCIVTCSLDKSIKFWDYADEVDALQRVVRTDFPVWRARHTPFGSGLLAMPQNEPGNLYLYDRRPKPTDPVDGVVEPVYVFPGHGNHKVKEFLWRSRGSVDDGIDDREFQLVSWGEDNELRLHKVEAPILKSAGYERGTPLMENLILTRKGATYKTFRTIDDANQQDRRTPTMSHPRPGTRSRFRPNVLSMGLHTRARGIGHLWRAPSMKAKSNSRKTADKSRLQIGWMRGITISKRKSGSEMRPDSPDSRMFGHAFESEWWEPETIQEEFLRISNQLPNVEWENIDMDSLTLKASLKGPWGVDEATIFIKVKVDIPPGYPESKAPRFYIEKSSFMPEETHKKLQHELQELAIRFLERQENCLFVAFTYLLGEVDLETSTTYFKNVRDLDDMDGLADESSSEDDEDGIPAGGSAFMSQELSSSTELDPTSTLAPAKRPILPPPPRLCGARFSSDGELVCFFPTKEDMQNALFTMAAPDVSDNKQKEDPALDGFGRFSQDSSAPKHLFNDETSATDDQSEYSDGTESTSSTDSEPIILHKFPVWYQPRRFFHKPLSTNDSVRSSGGGTGTGTGTGTGSSRGRSSKPKNVVSIHDFRAYLPSKREFAEEYAIFGDGMEVCNHNAAVANKYGYSDLATIWKYVALLLRRDVPLEVQYSTNQSVLVIARESVSRSNRKKKAGLAGRAKWGGHPLARDLIDRLFDYFEKIADIQMLAMLACIFGDSFEEDGVAYAQARPTQPETPLAMKAPSFSLEYFPTNPDFWSMKYRSRGSSAVGTSRIANTPAGHSGSQASEDATVRAGFGTHSYSRGEAPSKLTPGHAREARQTKNVSTSSNTRSFYKPNSTVASIAASLPRTLAGMVSASPADPPARKRLSPAETILSNFATVFGTKAAAPKTARGTARTSLSDGGRVKRVFYSMVPVAVSCVPEDQGLFDDDGWMPTSLIEPQRRELYTYYRYSYAELLQTWGQSLSRLEILKFNVLKDERLYNNNNNWNSNDSDCTDLDPTPRGSRHYPTGASSPVMGFGGRRDLFQNLLATGRGLDVTGLCRIHEIQLDPVEYHRPANGHVGGAVGICPRCFPESAYGSKIPQTQLHCVYCLEPVASLYSPCLACGCVSHASCRADWHAMGETECPAGDECNCVEDAFNGQVESWSALQAAISHFPPVPSPVSSPPQAHPPTRVMTTSERTIASLKKAVGVGSSSSASLPARSRRKSAPTELSKFQRETGIPPPSQPLPPGRPNLRRMQTNTGSYYAQNTDDETSYPSPAHLDRESGNDWEHIVSIPSVTITRASNNGSSGGSSVASTATTGSGFLAGAMNMGYSMGFGGYGSKPPVQGDEPISAARLSLGTRLMRSLHGSSSSVRGGRGEVRDGGRVRSQQQQQQQQQQQQQQQQQQQGEEGGSGIIAFARRKSGSVIWKNS, from the exons ATGACTTTCTCCTTTGATCGATTATCTCAGCCTCCAGAGCAtggtgaggttgtcaagTCGGCTTTTGACAGCGGGACGTTTGATGCTATTGGCACAATTCATGTGGATGGCCTGGTAGGCTCGGCAACCATCTCGCCGTCGGGGCGAGATGTGGCCCTTGCATC ACCCAAAGGCCTCACCATCATTGATCTCGATTCTCCATGGAGCCCTCCTCGTCGGCTGAGTAGCCACGGTCTGCCATGGCTTGTGGTTGACGTCCAGTGGTCTCCCTTTGCCGCTCGTGAATTCTGGGTTGCGTCAACAGCAAATCACCGATGTCTGGTCTGGAACCTGAACAAGCGCGATGACTCGTCATCTGGGTCTGTTGAACATTCCCTCCAAGCCCACAGCAGAGCCATCACCGATATCAACTTTTCGGCCCATCATCCCGATTTTCTTGCGACGTGTGCCGTGGATGGCTATGTTCACTGTTGGGACTTGCGGAGACCAAGCTCTCCTGCCTTGGCGTTTTGTGACTGGTTTGCTGGTGCGACACAGGTCAAGTACAGTCGTCAGGATCCCAACGTCCTCGCTTCCGCCCACGACCGCTATCTTCATATTTGGGACCAAAGAAAGGCTGCGGAACCCTTGACAACCATCATCGCACATACTTCCAAGATTTATGGCGTTGATTGGAACCGTACCAAACCGACCTGCATAGTCACTTGCTCACTGGATAAGAGCATTAAATTTTGGGACTACGCCGATGAGGTCGACGCGCTCCAGAGAGTCGTTCGCACTGACTTTCCAGTATGGCGCGCACGTCACACTCCTTTTGGCTCCGGATTGTTGGCTATGCCACAGAATGAACCAGGCAATCTATATCTATACGACCGACGCCCGAAGCCCACAGATCCGGTTGACGGTGTCGTTGAACCTGTTTATGTCTTCCCTGGTCATGGCAATCACAAAGTCAAGGAGTTCCTTTGGCGAAGTCGAGGAAGCGTGGACGATGGGATCGATGACCGCGAGTTTCAGCTCGTTTCATGGGGGGAGGACAATGAGCTGCGGCTTCACAAGGTCGAGGCGCCGATTTTGAAGTCCGCCGGCTATGAACGGGGGACCCCTCTGATGGAGAACCTCATTCTCACTCGGAAGGGCGCGACTTACAAAACATTCCGTACAATTGACGACGCCAATCAGCAAGATCGCAGGACCCCCACGATGAGCCACCCTCGCCCGGGAACGCGCAGCCGCTTCCGCCCAAATGTCCTGAGCATGGGTTTACATACCCGTGCTCGTGGGATCGGTCATTTGTGGAGGGCTCCATCCATGAAGGCCAAGTCAAACTCGAGGAAGACTGCGGACAAGAGTCGGCTTCAAATCGGCTGGATGAGAGGCATCACAATATCAAAGAGAAAATCCGGCTCAGAAATGAGACCAGACTCTCCAGATTCCAGAATGTTTGGCCACGCATTTGAGAGTGAGTGGTGGGAGCCCGAAACGATACAGGAGGAGTTTCTCCGGATCAGTAATCAGCTGCCAAACGTGGAATGGGAAAATATCGACATGGACTCTTTGACGCTGAAGGCTTCCCTGAAAGGGCCATGGGGCGTGGATGAGGCGACCATCTTCATCAAGGTCAAAGTTGACATTCCGCCCGGTTATCCCGAGAGCAAAGCGCCGAGGTTTTACATTGAAAAGTCATCGTTCATGCCCGAGGAGACCCACAAGAAGCTTCAACATGAACTTCAGGAACTCGCCATCCGCTTCTTGGAAAGACAGGAAAACTGTCTCTTTGTTGCCTTCACGTATCTACTGGGCGAGGTGGACCTTGAGACCAGCACAACATACTTCAAGAATGTTCGGGATCTGGACGACATGGATGGCTTGGCTGATGAGAGCTCTAgtgaagacgacgaggatggcatTCCTGCCGGTGGCTCTGCGTTCATGTCACAAGAGCTCAGTAGCAGTACTGAATTAGATCCTACATCAACACTAGCCCCAGCCAAACGCCCTATTTTGCCCCCGCCACCGAGATTATGTGGTGCGAGATTTTCCAGTGATGGGGAACTGGTTTGCTTCTTTCCCACCAAGGAAGACATGCAAAACGCATTGTTCACTATGGCTGCCCCAGATGTCTCTGATAACAAGCAGAAAGAGGACCCCGCGCTTGACGGCTTTGGACGGTTTTCACAGGACTCATCGGCGCCCAAACATCTATTCAACGACGAGACATCGGCAACTGATGACCAGTCGGAATATTCTGATGGCACAGAGTCAACGTCATCGACAGACTCGGAGCCAATAATACTGCACAAGTTCCCTGTCTGGTATCAGCCTAGGAGATTCTTCCACAAGCCCCTCAGCACCAACGATTCGGTGCGGTCCAGCGGAGGTGGTACCGGCACTGGGACTGGAACCGGCACAGGAAGCAGTCGGGGAAGATCAAGCAAGCCGAAAAACGTTGTTTCTATTCACGACTTCCGAGCCTACCTACCATCCAAGAGAGAGTTCGCCGAGGAGTATGCTATCTTTGGTGACGGTATGGAGGTGTGTAATCACAACGCTGCGGTGGCAAACAAGTATGGCTACTCGGACCTGGCCACCATCTGGAAATATGTCGCTCTTCTACTGCGAAGAGATGTTCCGCTCGAAGTCCAGTACAGCACAAACCAGTCTGTATTGGTTATCGCCAGAGAATCTGTGTCTCGCTCCAATCGGAAAAAAAAGGCCGGTTTAGCCGGTCGTGCGAAATGGGGTGGTCATCCACTCGCTCGCGACTTGATCGACCGCCTGTTCGACTATTTTGAGAAGATAGCTGATATCCAGATGCTGGCTATGCTTGCCTGCATCTTCGGAGACTCatttgaggaagatggagtgGCATACGCCCAAGCTCGCCCGACCCAGCCGGAAACACCTCTTGCTATGAAGGCGCCATCATTTTCGCTGGAATATTTCCCTACAAATCCTGATTTTTGGAGTATGAAATACAGAAGCCGGGGAAGCTCGGCTGTTGGGACTTCCAGAATAGCGAACACACCTGCTGGTCACTCGGGCTCTCAGGCGTCAGAAGACGCAACGGTGCGGGCTGGATTTGGCACTCATTCATACTCCCGCGGAGAAGCACCATCCAAGCTCACGCCCGGTCAtgctcgagaagctcgacagACAAAAAATGTGtccacctcttccaacaCCCGATCCTTTTACAAGCCCAACTCGACAGTTGCCTCAATTGCTGCCAGTTTGCCACGGACACTTGCCGGCATGGTATCTGCCTCGCCGGCTGATCCTCCTGCACGAAAGCGACTTAGTCCTGCGGAGACCATCCTCAGCAACTTCGCAACCGTGTTTGGTACTAAGGCCGCTGCTCCAAAAACAGCTCGTGGAACAGCCCGCACATCTCTATCCGATGGTGGCCGGGTCAAACGTGTTTTCTACTCTATGGTTCCCGTAGCTGTATCATGCGTTCCAGAGGATCAAGGGCTctttgacgatgatggctggATGCCGACTTCTCTCATCGAACCCCAGCGTAGAGAGCTCTACACTTACTACCGCTATTCATATGCCGAATTGCTCCAGACGTGGGGTCAATCTCTGTCTCGTCTTGAGATCCTCAAGTTTAATGTTCTCAAAGACGAACGCCTCTataacaataacaacaactgGAACAGCAACGACTCCGACTGCACCGACCTTGATCCTACTCCCCGCGGCTCACGGCACTACCCAACCGGTGCCTCCTCGCCCGTGATGGGCTTCGGTGGCCGCCGCGATCTATTCCAAAACCTCCTGGCAACAGGACGCGGTTTGGATGTGACTGGCCTCTGCCGCATCCACGAAATCCAACTCGACCCTGTCGAATATCACCGCCCCGCCAACGGGCACGTCGGTGGAGCAGTGGGCATCTGCCCTCGTTGCTTCCCCGAAAGCGCCTACGGCAGTAAGATCCCACAAACTCAGCTCCACTGCGTCTACTGCCTCGAGCCCGTCGCCTCTTTGTACTCTCCCTGCCTAGCCTGCGGCTGCGTCTCCCACGCCTCCTGCCGGGCAGACTGGCACGCCATGGGCGAAACCGAATGCCCGGCCGGCGACGAGTGCAACTGCGTAGAGGACGCCTTCAACGGCCAAGTTGAGTCCTGGAGCGCGCTCCAAGCAGCGATATCCCAtttccctcccgtcccctcACCCGtttcctccccgccccaagcccacccccccacTCGTGTGATGACAACCTCGGAGAGAACCATCGCCTCCCTCAAGAAAGCCGTCGGGGTaggtagcagcagcagcgcgtCACTCCCTGCCCGCTCCCGACGTAAATCCGCACCGACAGAACTGTCAAAATTCCAACGCGAAACCGggatcccccccccctctcaacccctACCGCCGGGTAGACCTAACCTGAGGAGAATGCAAACCAACACCGGGTCATACTACGCGCAGAATACAGATGATGAGACGTCTTACCCCTCCCCGGCGCATTTAGACAGGGAAAGCGGCAACGACTGGGAGCACATTGTCTCTATCCCGTCAGTCACCATCACGAGGGCAAGCAACAATGGGAGTAGCGGCGGGAGCAGTGTTGCGAGCACGGCAACGACGGGGAGTGGGTTTTTGGCGGGGGCGATGAATATGGGATACAGTatgggatttgggggttATGGGAGCAAGCCGCCGGTGCAGGGGGATGAGCCGATCAGTGCGGCGAGGTTGAGTCTGGGAACTCGGCTGATGAGGAGTTTGCATGGGTCGAGTTCGAGTGTGCGGGGTGGTCGTGGTGAGGTGAGAGATGGCGGGAGGGTGAGatcacaacaacagcagcagcagcagcagcagcagcagcagcagcagcagcagcagcagcagggggaggaagggggtaGTGGTATTATTGCTTttgcgaggaggaagagtggGAGTGTGATTTGGAAAAACTCCTGA